In a single window of the Gammaproteobacteria bacterium genome:
- a CDS encoding Gfo/Idh/MocA family oxidoreductase, which translates to MQIQSILNRKIKVALVGCGRISNNHFNAINHHQTDLELIAVCDPNSDRLAQAITQQSVKGYATLEQLLVEEPTVDVVILCTPSGIHAEQTCITAEAGKHVITEKPMATRWQDGLRMVKACDKANVYLFVVKQNRHNSTICALKKAIESDRFGRIYLVNSNVFWTRPQAYYDQDAWRGTWEFDGGAFMNQASHYIDLLDWLIGPVESVQAMMGTLARNIEVEDTGVLNIKWRSGALGSMSVTMLAFQKNLEGSITILGEKGIVKLGGPALNQIEHWEFADANDSQDEMAQLNYEISSVYGTGHLRYYENVIKVFRGEAKPQTDGREGLKSLELLVSAYLAKKESKTIHLPLEL; encoded by the coding sequence ATGCAAATACAATCAATTTTAAATAGAAAAATTAAAGTAGCGCTTGTTGGTTGCGGTAGAATTTCAAATAATCATTTCAATGCAATAAACCATCATCAAACCGATTTAGAATTAATTGCAGTCTGTGATCCCAATTCAGATCGTTTAGCGCAGGCGATAACGCAACAATCCGTGAAAGGCTATGCGACACTTGAGCAATTGCTAGTGGAAGAGCCAACGGTTGATGTTGTCATCTTGTGTACGCCAAGCGGCATTCATGCAGAGCAAACTTGTATTACTGCAGAAGCTGGTAAACATGTCATTACAGAAAAACCCATGGCTACGCGTTGGCAAGATGGATTGCGAATGGTTAAAGCTTGCGATAAAGCAAATGTGTACCTCTTTGTCGTTAAACAAAATCGGCATAACAGTACTATTTGTGCATTAAAAAAAGCGATTGAATCGGATCGCTTTGGTCGAATTTATTTGGTGAATTCCAATGTTTTTTGGACGCGTCCGCAAGCCTATTATGATCAAGATGCGTGGCGTGGTACGTGGGAATTCGATGGCGGTGCTTTTATGAATCAAGCGAGCCATTATATCGATTTATTAGATTGGTTAATTGGTCCGGTTGAATCGGTCCAAGCCATGATGGGTACTTTAGCTCGTAATATTGAAGTTGAAGACACAGGGGTTTTAAATATTAAATGGCGTTCGGGTGCCTTAGGTTCAATGAGCGTGACGATGCTTGCTTTTCAAAAAAACTTGGAAGGATCAATTACTATCCTAGGTGAAAAGGGCATTGTGAAGTTAGGCGGTCCGGCACTTAATCAAATTGAACATTGGGAATTTGCCGATGCCAATGATTCCCAAGATGAAATGGCGCAATTAAATTACGAAATCTCTTCGGTGTATGGCACAGGACACTTACGATATTACGAAAATGTTATTAAAGTATTTCGTGGCGAAGCCAAACCTCAAACGGATGGTCGTGAAGGTTTAAAATCGTTGGAACTATTAGTCTCAGCTTATCTTGCCAAAAAAGAATCAAAAACCATTCATTTACCATTGGAGTTATAG
- a CDS encoding nucleotide sugar dehydrogenase, whose amino-acid sequence MEKDVGYHISVIGLGYVGLPVAVAFGKKQRVIAFDINPKRITELQKGYDHTQEVSTEELAETNLLFTHHATDLKQANFHIIAVPTPINLAKQPDLSHLLSASTLVAPHLKKGDIVVYESTVYPGVTEEICAPVLEKESGLKCGVDFFVGYSPERLNPGDSQYSFTNICKVVSGQTPAILDIIADVYGSVVTAGVFKASSIKVAEAAKVIENTQRDLNIALINEISIIFNKLGIDTAEVLEAAGTKWNFLPFKPGLVGGHCIGVDPYYLTHKANMSGVHPEVILAGRRINDNMGKYIAERTVKEINRLGKPVNGARIGVMGLTFKENCSDIRNTKVIDIIQELNSFHANIILHDPRANREMTKKEYDLEIVDWDLFTDLDAIILAVAHDSYRDHPLEDFVRRLNNPKLIIDIKGVLDPIKLREQGVHVWRL is encoded by the coding sequence ATGGAGAAAGACGTGGGCTATCATATTTCAGTGATTGGTTTAGGTTATGTAGGATTACCAGTCGCAGTCGCTTTTGGTAAGAAACAACGTGTCATTGCTTTTGATATTAATCCAAAACGGATAACAGAGTTACAAAAAGGGTATGATCATACCCAAGAAGTTTCAACTGAGGAATTAGCTGAAACCAATTTACTTTTTACGCATCACGCTACCGATTTAAAGCAAGCTAATTTTCATATCATTGCGGTTCCTACCCCTATCAATTTAGCAAAACAACCTGATCTCTCGCATTTGTTATCTGCCTCAACGTTGGTTGCGCCTCATTTGAAGAAAGGCGATATAGTCGTGTATGAATCCACGGTTTATCCAGGCGTGACCGAAGAAATATGCGCACCTGTCCTTGAGAAAGAATCGGGTTTAAAATGCGGGGTAGATTTTTTTGTTGGATATTCACCCGAAAGACTTAACCCTGGAGATAGTCAATACAGTTTTACAAACATTTGTAAAGTTGTGTCCGGACAAACCCCGGCTATTTTAGACATCATTGCCGACGTGTATGGAAGTGTAGTAACTGCGGGTGTTTTTAAAGCATCAAGCATCAAGGTTGCCGAAGCTGCTAAAGTCATTGAAAATACACAGCGTGATCTCAACATTGCTTTAATTAATGAAATTTCTATTATCTTTAATAAATTGGGCATTGACACCGCGGAAGTTTTAGAAGCTGCCGGTACAAAATGGAATTTTTTACCCTTTAAACCCGGTTTAGTAGGCGGCCACTGCATTGGTGTCGATCCTTACTATCTTACGCACAAAGCAAATATGAGTGGCGTGCACCCGGAAGTTATTTTGGCGGGCCGTCGTATTAATGACAATATGGGTAAATATATTGCAGAGCGGACGGTGAAAGAAATCAATCGATTAGGGAAGCCGGTTAATGGTGCGCGGATTGGCGTGATGGGTCTCACGTTTAAAGAGAATTGTTCAGATATTCGCAATACAAAGGTTATTGATATTATTCAAGAGTTAAACTCTTTTCACGCTAATATTATTTTGCACGACCCACGAGCAAATCGGGAAATGACTAAAAAAGAGTATGATCTTGAAATCGTCGACTGGGATTTGTTTACCGATTTAGATGCGATTATACTTGCTGTGGCTCATGATAGTTACAGAGATCATCCTCTTGAGGATTTTGTCCGCCGACTAAATAATCCAAAATTGATTATCGATATAAAAGGTGTTCTCGATCCGATTAAACTGCGGGAACAAGGTGTGCATGTTTGGCGTTTATAA
- a CDS encoding N-acetyltransferase — translation MGKDFFVHESAYIDSEVKIGQGTKIWHFSHILSEVSIGDHCSFGQNCVVGPRVLIGHHVKVQNNVSIYEGVICEDDVFLGPSMVFTNVINPRAFIVRRAEFKTTLLKKGCAIGANATIVCGVTIGEYALVGAGSTVTKDIKPFALVYGVPAKQYGWVSKAGNKLVFNDNDTAFDAFDQSRYRIEADTVYPM, via the coding sequence ATGGGGAAAGATTTTTTTGTCCACGAATCAGCTTATATCGATTCCGAAGTTAAAATCGGGCAGGGCACTAAAATCTGGCATTTTAGTCACATACTTTCAGAAGTTTCTATAGGAGATCACTGTTCTTTTGGTCAAAATTGTGTGGTGGGTCCGCGTGTTCTCATTGGTCATCATGTTAAAGTCCAAAATAACGTTTCAATTTATGAAGGGGTTATTTGCGAAGATGATGTATTTTTGGGACCTTCCATGGTATTTACCAACGTTATTAATCCCCGAGCGTTTATTGTGCGCCGCGCAGAATTTAAAACAACTCTTTTAAAAAAAGGGTGTGCAATTGGTGCGAATGCAACGATCGTTTGTGGTGTAACCATAGGTGAATATGCATTGGTTGGCGCAGGCTCAACCGTTACCAAGGATATTAAACCGTTTGCTCTCGTGTACGGCGTACCTGCAAAACAATATGGATGGGTTAGTAAGGCAGGAAATAAACTTGTTTTCAATGACAATGATACTGCTTTCGATGCATTTGATCAGAGCCGCTATCGAATAGAAGCAGATACAGTTTATCCAATGTGA
- a CDS encoding acyltransferase has translation MKRTVEELETIKANSSAHHLGIEFINLLKLLWHKKKLKFNRSLPLGEYFVDRHDKAEFLGFGEGTTLYDTSIILGEVIVGSNTWIGPFVLLDGSGGLAIGSNCSISAGVQIYSHDSVEWAISGGKKPYQHAKTIIEDNCYIGPNTIIQKGTHVGKGSIIGANSLVNINIPPNCKAFGSPVRIIQEMIGCEI, from the coding sequence ATGAAAAGAACGGTTGAAGAGTTAGAGACGATTAAAGCTAATTCATCTGCCCACCACTTGGGCATAGAATTCATTAATTTGCTCAAATTGTTATGGCACAAGAAAAAATTAAAATTTAATCGATCATTACCCCTCGGCGAATACTTTGTTGATCGGCATGACAAAGCGGAGTTTCTAGGATTTGGTGAAGGAACAACTTTGTATGATACAAGCATCATCTTAGGCGAGGTTATCGTTGGTTCCAATACTTGGATTGGACCATTTGTTTTATTGGATGGTTCAGGAGGGCTCGCGATTGGATCGAATTGTTCAATTTCGGCCGGCGTACAAATTTATAGTCACGATAGCGTTGAATGGGCTATATCCGGTGGAAAAAAACCCTATCAACACGCAAAAACCATCATAGAAGACAATTGTTACATTGGCCCTAATACGATTATTCAAAAAGGAACCCATGTGGGGAAGGGTTCCATTATTGGTGCAAATAGCCTTGTTAACATCAATATTCCCCCCAACTGTAAAGCTTTTGGCTCACCCGTACGAATCATTCAAGAAATGATAGGATGTGAAATTTGA
- a CDS encoding DegT/DnrJ/EryC1/StrS family aminotransferase, with amino-acid sequence MCSVKIPITKAMFDHAEKEAIIKPLETGWVVQGPNVKTFEEKFAAFTKTPYAQALSNCTTALHLGLLVMKIGPGDKVIVPSFTYVASANAVEYTGADVVFCDIDLSTFNINTHHLEQLLKNDPAIKAIMPVHLFGLCADMPAIMALADQYQVQVIEDAACAFDAWIGNQHAGTFGTCGCFSFHPRKSITTGEGGMLITHNAEFAQSISQLKDHGASKSDLTRHKEKGGSLLPDFKMRGYNYRMTDLQGALGVAQIQKASQIMSGRRRIAKLYDHALQSIPQLLIPTSPDHYQHGYQSYVCLFQGNEKLTHLTIEKIDRLNAQRNSFMQALEEKEIATRQGTHAVHTLTYYADRYQHKPHDFLMSYAADRLSITLPVYADMTDEEFNYVIENIHEALGQCVEFVA; translated from the coding sequence ATGTGCAGCGTGAAAATTCCTATTACAAAAGCAATGTTTGATCATGCTGAAAAAGAGGCGATTATCAAGCCTTTAGAAACGGGCTGGGTTGTTCAAGGGCCAAATGTTAAAACATTCGAAGAAAAATTTGCAGCCTTTACCAAAACGCCGTACGCGCAAGCACTATCCAACTGTACGACTGCTCTTCATTTAGGATTGCTCGTCATGAAGATAGGACCTGGTGACAAGGTCATTGTTCCATCATTCACTTATGTGGCTTCTGCTAACGCGGTCGAATACACAGGCGCAGATGTTGTGTTTTGTGATATTGATTTAAGTACATTCAATATTAATACTCATCATCTTGAGCAATTATTAAAAAATGATCCTGCTATTAAAGCTATAATGCCCGTCCATTTATTTGGTTTATGTGCAGATATGCCTGCTATTATGGCGCTTGCGGATCAATATCAAGTTCAAGTTATCGAAGATGCTGCTTGTGCATTTGATGCGTGGATTGGAAATCAGCATGCGGGTACTTTCGGTACATGTGGTTGTTTTTCATTTCATCCGCGTAAGTCAATTACTACGGGTGAGGGGGGGATGTTAATTACGCATAATGCGGAATTTGCACAATCGATTTCGCAGCTCAAAGATCACGGTGCCAGCAAATCTGATTTAACACGTCACAAAGAAAAGGGGGGTTCTTTACTTCCTGATTTTAAAATGCGTGGATACAATTATCGGATGACAGATTTGCAAGGTGCGTTGGGTGTGGCTCAAATACAAAAAGCTTCGCAAATCATGTCGGGTCGTAGACGGATTGCAAAATTATACGACCATGCATTGCAATCCATACCCCAACTTCTTATTCCAACGTCTCCTGATCATTATCAACATGGTTATCAATCCTACGTTTGCTTATTTCAAGGCAATGAAAAACTAACTCATTTAACCATTGAAAAAATCGATCGACTTAATGCGCAAAGAAATAGTTTTATGCAAGCCTTGGAAGAAAAAGAGATTGCAACACGCCAAGGTACACATGCAGTGCATACTTTAACTTATTATGCGGATCGCTATCAGCATAAGCCTCATGATTTTTTAATGTCTTATGCTGCGGATCGGTTAAGTATTACCTTACCTGTTTATGCCGATATGACAGATGAAGAATTTAATTATGTGATAGAAAATATTCATGAGGCATTGGGCCAATGTGTGGAATTTGTGGCGTAG
- the asnB gene encoding asparagine synthase (glutamine-hydrolyzing) codes for MCGICGVVCFGNGTLNVEQIKSMCDVIAHRGPDDAGYFVAQKQERKKKRGGYYLSLTDKKFQTVNPMLPTLDSRWGMSELKACTWNIFFGHRRLAIIDTSAAGHQPMSDLSKEIWLTYNGEIYNFKELKTELKQLGYHFRTHTDTEVVINAYLEWGIEAVNKFNGMFAFALWDKRNNYFYLARDRYGIKPLYYTQLSNGTLIFGSEIKSILEYKAYEKEIDCEALLEYFTFQNIFTDKTLYKDIKILSPGHFMMANLSHETPSLKSTQYWDFHFQEPDCKESSESYIEELDRLFTQAVDRQLVSDVEIGSYLSGGMDSGSITALAAKKIPYLKTFTVGFDLHSASGLELAFDEREAAEHMSYLFKTEHYEMVLKSGDMERCLPKFAWHLEEPRVGQSYPNFYASKLASKFVKVVLAGTGGDELFGGYPWRYYKAINNDDFNHYIDKYYLFWQRLIDNSQIKKIFAPIWDQVSHVWTRDIFRDVFRKQESTIVSPQDYINHSLYFEAKTFLHGLLVVEDKLSMAHSLETRVPFLDNDLVDFAMKVPVHLKLGNLQEALRINENEPGNKGHKYFAKANDGKLILRSALKKYMPDHITQGKKQGFSSPDESWFKGDSISYVKNKLMDANRSIYNLLDFGSVDEILQSHLQGHHNKRLFIWSLLNFEEWSDQFYA; via the coding sequence ATGTGTGGAATTTGTGGCGTAGTTTGTTTTGGTAATGGCACGCTTAATGTAGAGCAAATTAAATCGATGTGTGATGTAATCGCGCATCGTGGTCCAGACGATGCTGGATATTTTGTTGCACAAAAACAGGAACGAAAAAAAAAACGCGGTGGCTATTACCTTAGTTTAACTGATAAAAAATTTCAAACTGTCAATCCCATGCTGCCTACACTTGATTCTCGGTGGGGAATGTCAGAATTAAAAGCGTGTACTTGGAATATTTTTTTTGGACATAGACGGTTAGCTATTATTGATACGAGTGCAGCCGGTCATCAACCCATGAGTGATTTGTCCAAAGAAATTTGGTTAACTTATAATGGTGAAATTTATAATTTTAAAGAATTGAAAACCGAGTTGAAACAACTTGGTTATCATTTTAGGACACATACTGATACTGAAGTTGTGATCAATGCATACTTAGAATGGGGCATTGAAGCGGTAAATAAATTCAATGGCATGTTCGCATTTGCACTATGGGATAAACGAAATAATTATTTTTATTTAGCACGCGATCGATATGGAATCAAACCGCTTTACTACACACAATTATCAAATGGCACACTTATTTTTGGCAGTGAAATAAAAAGTATTTTAGAATACAAAGCTTATGAAAAAGAAATCGATTGTGAAGCACTTTTAGAATATTTTACCTTTCAAAACATCTTCACTGATAAAACGTTATACAAAGATATAAAAATTCTGTCTCCTGGCCACTTTATGATGGCGAATCTTAGTCATGAAACGCCTAGTTTAAAGTCTACACAATATTGGGATTTTCATTTCCAAGAACCTGATTGTAAGGAATCATCTGAATCTTATATTGAAGAGTTAGATCGTTTATTTACTCAAGCAGTTGATCGACAATTAGTTAGCGATGTCGAAATTGGCAGTTATTTAAGTGGCGGCATGGATAGTGGCTCAATTACTGCGCTTGCTGCAAAAAAAATACCTTACTTAAAAACTTTCACCGTAGGTTTTGATTTACATAGCGCTTCTGGATTGGAACTTGCCTTTGATGAAAGAGAAGCAGCGGAACACATGTCTTATTTATTTAAGACAGAACACTATGAAATGGTATTAAAATCAGGAGACATGGAAAGGTGTTTACCAAAATTTGCATGGCACCTTGAAGAACCGCGTGTTGGACAAAGTTATCCTAATTTTTATGCCAGTAAATTAGCAAGCAAATTTGTTAAAGTGGTTCTGGCGGGTACCGGGGGAGATGAATTATTTGGCGGATACCCTTGGCGTTATTATAAAGCTATTAATAATGATGATTTTAACCATTATATCGATAAATATTATCTCTTTTGGCAACGCTTAATCGATAACTCACAAATTAAGAAAATTTTTGCGCCCATTTGGGATCAAGTTTCCCATGTTTGGACGAGAGATATATTCCGTGATGTTTTTCGCAAACAAGAAAGTACGATTGTGAGCCCCCAAGATTATATTAATCATTCACTTTACTTTGAAGCAAAAACATTTTTACACGGCTTGTTAGTCGTAGAAGATAAATTAAGTATGGCGCATTCATTAGAAACGCGCGTGCCTTTTTTAGATAATGATTTGGTTGATTTTGCGATGAAAGTACCCGTTCATTTGAAACTAGGAAATTTACAAGAGGCACTTCGAATCAATGAAAATGAACCTGGGAATAAGGGTCATAAATATTTTGCAAAAGCCAATGATGGAAAATTAATATTAAGAAGTGCTTTAAAAAAATATATGCCTGATCACATTACACAAGGAAAGAAACAAGGGTTTTCTTCTCCTGATGAAAGTTGGTTTAAAGGTGATTCCATTAGTTATGTCAAAAATAAATTAATGGATGCGAATCGATCAATTTATAACTTACTGGACTTTGGATCTGTCGATGAGATTCTACAGAGCCATTTGCAGGGGCATCATAACAAACGCTTATTTATTTGGTCGTTGCTTAATTTTGAAGAGTGGAGTGATCAATTTTACGCGTAA
- a CDS encoding NAD-dependent epimerase/dehydratase family protein, with protein sequence MNNELSGKKILVIGGAGLIGSHIVDQLVQTDVAEIVIYDNFARGTYENLSNALSDPRVKIFELGGDIIQTDILDQAIKGKDYVFHLAALWLLHCHDYPRSAFHVNIEGTFNILEACVKHKVKKLIYSSSASVYGDAVELPMTEDHIYNNKTFYGASKIAGEHMCRAFYHRYGLNYVGLRYMNVYGARQDYKGTYIAVIMKILDRIDQNLSPIVYGDGSQAYDFIYVTDVARANLCALQSSATDENYNVGSGVQISIKTLTEKLLKITNSPLPIEYAPAGQSFVTNRIGDPTRAEKEIGFKYSIDLESGLKDLINWRNSHKALVAKSRLKEVCAA encoded by the coding sequence ATGAATAACGAATTGTCAGGGAAAAAAATATTAGTCATAGGCGGTGCAGGGTTAATTGGAAGTCACATCGTCGACCAGCTGGTTCAAACTGACGTGGCAGAAATTGTTATTTATGATAATTTTGCACGCGGTACTTATGAAAATTTATCGAACGCTCTTTCTGACCCCCGGGTAAAAATATTTGAACTAGGTGGCGATATCATTCAAACAGACATCCTTGATCAAGCAATTAAAGGGAAGGATTACGTATTTCACCTTGCTGCCTTATGGTTATTGCACTGCCATGATTATCCCCGCAGTGCTTTTCACGTGAATATCGAAGGAACTTTTAATATTTTAGAAGCTTGTGTAAAACATAAAGTTAAAAAGCTAATCTATTCCTCATCTGCCTCAGTTTATGGCGATGCGGTGGAATTACCTATGACAGAAGATCATATTTACAATAATAAAACTTTTTATGGTGCAAGCAAAATTGCAGGCGAACATATGTGCCGTGCTTTTTATCACCGCTATGGATTAAATTATGTGGGATTGCGTTATATGAATGTATATGGTGCCCGTCAAGATTATAAGGGAACCTATATCGCAGTGATTATGAAAATTTTAGATCGAATCGACCAAAACCTATCGCCCATTGTCTATGGCGATGGTTCACAAGCGTACGATTTTATTTATGTTACCGATGTGGCTCGTGCTAATCTTTGTGCGCTCCAATCGAGTGCAACAGATGAAAACTATAATGTGGGCAGTGGTGTACAAATTAGCATTAAAACCTTAACTGAAAAACTTTTAAAGATTACAAACTCCCCATTACCCATTGAATATGCCCCCGCCGGTCAATCTTTTGTAACGAATCGTATTGGTGACCCAACGCGTGCTGAGAAGGAAATTGGCTTCAAATATTCTATTGATTTAGAAAGTGGATTAAAAGATTTAATTAATTGGCGTAATTCACATAAAGCTTTAGTTGCTAAAAGTCGCTTAAAAGAGGTATGTGCAGCGTGA
- a CDS encoding SDR family oxidoreductase encodes MQIFEKIKNDLLVTPKTWLVTGVAGFIGSNLMETLLKLNQKVVGLDNFATGFQSNIDDVLKKMTPSQRNNFIFHEGDIRNPDDCKKAVEHCDYVLHQAALGSVPRSIEMPEMTHQTNVTGFLNMLIAAKNEKIKRFIYASSSSVYGDSVELPKIETHIGNPLSPYAVSKLTNELYAKAFSNCYGLNCIGLRYFNIFGPRQDPDGPYAAVIPLWITSLLNGQPVYVNGDGETSRDFCYIDNAVQVNLLAACVENPDIVNHVYNVTVGERTSLNQLYQMITDHLSKANQPIYQDFRPGDIRHSLADISKTKNLLGYKPNYNVQVGLEQTIAWFQSEQGN; translated from the coding sequence GTGCAAATATTTGAAAAAATTAAAAATGATTTATTAGTTACACCCAAGACGTGGTTGGTCACCGGTGTGGCTGGATTTATTGGCTCAAACCTAATGGAAACGCTTTTAAAATTAAATCAAAAAGTTGTGGGGTTAGATAATTTTGCAACTGGTTTTCAGTCTAACATTGATGATGTTTTAAAAAAAATGACTCCGTCTCAACGTAACAACTTTATTTTCCATGAAGGTGATATTCGTAATCCTGATGATTGTAAAAAAGCGGTGGAACATTGTGATTATGTACTCCATCAAGCGGCATTAGGTAGTGTGCCTCGTTCGATAGAAATGCCAGAGATGACGCATCAAACGAATGTAACTGGCTTTTTAAATATGTTGATTGCCGCAAAAAATGAAAAGATAAAGCGTTTTATTTATGCATCATCTAGCTCAGTTTACGGTGACTCGGTTGAATTACCGAAAATAGAAACGCATATTGGCAATCCTTTATCTCCTTATGCAGTTTCAAAATTAACAAATGAATTGTATGCAAAAGCCTTTTCGAACTGTTACGGCTTAAATTGCATTGGCTTAAGATATTTTAATATCTTTGGACCACGACAAGATCCAGATGGTCCCTACGCAGCAGTTATTCCGCTATGGATTACTTCCTTATTAAATGGTCAACCTGTTTATGTGAATGGGGATGGAGAAACATCGCGCGATTTTTGCTATATCGACAATGCAGTACAAGTTAACTTACTGGCCGCCTGCGTTGAGAATCCGGATATTGTGAATCATGTTTATAATGTTACAGTGGGTGAACGCACTTCTTTAAATCAGCTGTACCAAATGATTACGGACCATCTCTCCAAAGCGAATCAACCTATTTATCAGGATTTTCGTCCTGGTGATATTCGACATTCTTTGGCAGATATCAGCAAAACAAAAAATTTGTTAGGGTATAAACCAAATTACAATGTACAAGTCGGACTTGAACAAACCATTGCCTGGTTTCAGTCCGAGCAGGGCAATTAA
- a CDS encoding DegT/DnrJ/EryC1/StrS family aminotransferase, which yields MNIAFHDLQSQYYEYKEEINFAIQKVLNSSQFIMGPEVEQFEEALGEFLNCKHVVTCANGTDAILLALMAIDIKPGDEIITTPFTFIATAEMISLLGAIPIFVDIEADSYNINASQIEAKITAKTRAILPVSLYGQPADMDEINALAQKYSHQYDRKLYVIEDAAQSLGALYREKKSGNLSDIGCLSFFPTKPLGCYGDGGAVIVNDDLIAERIKSLRVHGQTKRYHHKYIGLNARLDTIQAAILQVKLKYFPDEIKKRSQIAKYYNEQLTNANVMLSYVKSDRTSIYAQYSIRVKERQEFMNQLKVREIPTAIHYPQPLHLQPCFNYLNHHKGDFPVAENIANEIISLPMSAHLTELQQRYIVNAVHEITYDVIQTRTVG from the coding sequence ATGAATATAGCTTTTCATGATTTGCAAAGCCAATACTACGAGTATAAAGAAGAAATCAATTTTGCTATTCAAAAGGTACTGAACTCCAGCCAATTTATCATGGGTCCTGAAGTTGAACAATTTGAAGAAGCATTAGGAGAATTTTTAAATTGTAAGCATGTTGTAACCTGCGCAAATGGTACTGATGCAATATTGTTGGCTCTCATGGCCATTGACATCAAACCTGGTGATGAAATTATTACAACACCTTTTACTTTCATAGCAACTGCCGAAATGATCAGTCTGTTGGGCGCCATACCCATTTTTGTTGATATTGAAGCGGATTCTTACAATATTAATGCAAGTCAAATTGAAGCTAAAATTACCGCTAAAACACGCGCCATTTTACCGGTCTCTTTATATGGCCAGCCGGCCGACATGGATGAAATCAATGCTTTAGCACAAAAATATTCGCATCAATATGATAGAAAATTATATGTCATTGAAGATGCAGCACAAAGTTTAGGTGCACTCTACCGCGAAAAAAAATCGGGTAATTTGAGCGATATAGGATGTTTGAGTTTTTTTCCAACTAAACCTTTGGGTTGTTATGGTGATGGCGGAGCGGTTATCGTGAATGACGATTTAATTGCTGAGCGCATTAAAAGTTTAAGAGTCCATGGTCAAACAAAGCGTTATCATCACAAATATATTGGGCTTAACGCACGGTTGGATACCATTCAAGCAGCTATTTTGCAGGTAAAACTAAAGTATTTCCCTGATGAAATTAAGAAGCGCAGTCAGATTGCCAAATATTACAATGAGCAATTGACGAATGCTAACGTGATGTTGTCGTATGTAAAATCAGATCGTACATCTATCTATGCTCAATACTCCATTCGCGTTAAAGAAAGACAAGAATTCATGAACCAACTTAAAGTTCGAGAAATTCCTACAGCTATTCATTATCCGCAGCCATTACATTTACAACCGTGTTTTAATTATTTGAATCATCATAAGGGAGATTTTCCGGTCGCCGAAAATATAGCCAATGAAATTATCAGCCTCCCCATGAGCGCTCATCTAACAGAATTACAACAGCGTTATATTGTTAATGCAGTTCACGAAATTACTTACGATGTTATTCAAACGCGCACAGTCGGATAA